A DNA window from Brenneria izadpanahii contains the following coding sequences:
- the hisQ gene encoding histidine ABC transporter permease HisQ — MFYGYSQLILDGAAMTLKLAVSSLLLALVIGLIGASAKLSNNRLLSGSFSCYTTLIRGVPDLVLMLLIFYGLQITLNSVTEAINFKQINIDPLTAGIITLGFIYGAYFTETFRGAYLAVSRGQIEAAIAFGFSPMKVFRRILFPSMMRFALPGIGNNWQVILKATALVSLLGLNDVIKATQLAGKGSHEPFYFALVAGAMYLIFTTLSNGVLWWLEKRYSQGVRKVSYE; from the coding sequence ATGTTCTACGGCTATTCCCAATTAATTCTGGATGGTGCGGCAATGACGTTAAAGCTGGCGGTGAGTTCACTGCTGCTGGCGCTAGTCATTGGCTTGATTGGGGCGAGCGCGAAGCTGTCCAACAATCGGCTGCTATCCGGCAGTTTCTCCTGCTATACCACGCTGATTCGCGGCGTGCCTGATTTGGTGCTGATGCTGCTGATTTTCTATGGCTTACAGATAACGCTGAATAGCGTCACTGAGGCGATCAATTTCAAGCAGATTAATATCGATCCGCTCACGGCAGGCATTATCACGCTGGGCTTTATCTACGGCGCCTATTTTACCGAGACATTCCGTGGCGCCTATTTGGCCGTGTCGCGCGGTCAAATTGAAGCGGCGATCGCTTTCGGTTTTTCGCCAATGAAAGTATTTCGTCGCATCCTGTTTCCCTCAATGATGCGTTTTGCTTTACCCGGAATTGGCAATAACTGGCAGGTCATTTTAAAAGCGACGGCGCTGGTGTCGCTGCTGGGTCTGAACGATGTGATTAAGGCGACGCAACTCGCGGGCAAGGGCTCGCATGAGCCGTTTTATTTCGCGCTGGTGGCCGGAGCCATGTATTTGATTTTTACCACCCTCTCCAACGGAGTTCTATGGTGGCTGGAAAAACGCTATTCGCAGGGAGTCAGAAAGGTAAGTTATGAGTGA
- a CDS encoding ABC transporter permease yields MSEILQQYWQPLLWSDGYRLTGLAMTMWLLISSVVIGGALAIVLAVARVSPRRRFSLPVWVFTYVFRGTPLYVQLLVFYSGVYSLEVVRGTDLLNAFFRSGLNCAILALALNTCAYTTEIFAGAIRAIPYGEIEAARAYGFSRFKQYRCIILPGALRIALPAYSNEVILMLHSTALAFTVTVPDILKVARDINAATYQPFYAFGIAAVIYLVISFTLIGLFRKAEQRWLRHLSPRSSH; encoded by the coding sequence ATGAGTGAGATTTTACAACAATATTGGCAGCCCCTGCTGTGGAGCGACGGTTATCGCCTGACCGGTTTGGCTATGACGATGTGGCTGCTGATTTCCTCCGTGGTGATTGGCGGCGCGCTGGCGATAGTGTTGGCGGTTGCCAGAGTCTCGCCGCGGCGCCGGTTTAGTTTGCCGGTTTGGGTCTTTACCTACGTTTTTCGCGGTACGCCGCTTTACGTTCAGTTACTGGTTTTTTATTCCGGTGTTTACAGCCTGGAAGTGGTGCGCGGAACCGATCTGTTGAATGCTTTTTTTCGCAGCGGTTTGAATTGCGCCATTCTGGCGCTGGCGCTGAATACCTGCGCGTACACCACGGAAATCTTCGCCGGTGCGATTCGCGCCATTCCCTACGGTGAAATTGAAGCCGCCCGGGCTTATGGCTTTTCGCGTTTTAAGCAGTATCGCTGCATTATCTTGCCGGGCGCGTTGCGTATTGCGCTGCCGGCTTATAGCAATGAAGTGATCCTGATGCTGCATTCGACCGCGCTGGCGTTTACCGTTACCGTGCCGGATATTCTGAAAGTCGCCCGTGATATTAATGCCGCAACCTATCAACCGTTTTATGCGTTTGGTATTGCCGCGGTGATCTATCTGGTGATTTCCTTTACGTTGATCGGGCTGTTCAGAAAAGCGGAACAGCGCTGGTTGCGTCATCTTTCTCCCCGTTCATCCCACTAA
- the hisP gene encoding histidine ABC transporter ATP-binding protein HisP has protein sequence MSNNKLMVTELRKRYGQHEVLKGISLQAKAGDVISIIGSSGSGKSTLLRCINFLEKPCEGAIYVNDQEIRMVRDNDGQLKVFDKKQLQMLRTRLTMVFQHFNLWSFMTALENVMEAPVQVLGLSKSEARERAIFYLNKVGITGEAQNKYPANLSGGQQQRVSIARALAMEPEVLLFDEPTSALDPELVGEVLRIMQQLAEEGKTMVVVTHEMEFARHVSSHVIFLHQGVIEEEGAPSELFGSPKSSRLQQFLSGSLK, from the coding sequence ATGTCGAATAACAAGCTGATGGTGACAGAACTGCGTAAGCGTTACGGCCAGCATGAAGTGTTGAAGGGTATATCATTGCAGGCTAAAGCGGGGGACGTCATCTCGATTATCGGTTCATCCGGTTCAGGTAAAAGTACCTTGCTGCGCTGCATCAATTTTCTGGAAAAACCCTGTGAAGGGGCGATTTACGTCAACGATCAGGAAATTCGGATGGTGCGCGACAATGATGGCCAGTTGAAGGTTTTTGATAAAAAGCAGCTTCAGATGTTACGCACCCGGCTGACGATGGTGTTTCAGCATTTTAATCTGTGGAGCTTCATGACCGCGTTGGAAAACGTAATGGAAGCGCCGGTGCAAGTGTTGGGGCTGAGTAAATCCGAGGCGCGCGAGCGTGCGATTTTTTATCTGAACAAAGTGGGCATCACGGGCGAGGCGCAGAATAAATACCCGGCGAACCTTTCAGGCGGACAGCAGCAGCGCGTGTCGATTGCCCGCGCCCTAGCGATGGAGCCGGAAGTGCTGTTGTTCGATGAACCGACATCCGCGCTGGATCCTGAACTGGTGGGCGAGGTGCTGCGCATCATGCAGCAACTGGCCGAAGAGGGGAAAACGATGGTGGTGGTGACGCATGAGATGGAGTTTGCCCGCCATGTTTCCAGTCATGTGATCTTTCTTCATCAGGGCGTCATTGAAGAAGAGGGGGCGCCGAGCGAGCTGTTCGGCAGCCCGAAGAGCTCTCGCTTGCAGCAGTTTCTCTCTGGCTCCCTGAAGTGA
- a CDS encoding TIGR01777 family oxidoreductase yields MQLLVTGGTGLIGRHLIQRLQLLSHHITVLTRNPERARSLLGDQVEYWSTLNDTTSLNAFDGVINLAGEPIADKRWTPKQKQRLSQSRWDITEQLAKLINASSEPPSVFISGSAVGYYGDQGAALVTEDETPANEFTYHLCARWEALAQSAESDKTRVCLLRTGIVLSAQGGALAKMLPLFRLGLGGPLGSGKQYMPWIHIDDMVNGIIYLLDNEVLSGPFNMVSPYPVRNEQFSALLAEVLHRPGFLRAPGFAIKLLMGEAATLVLGGQRAIPTRLEAAGFGFRFFELKEALEDVTKKSG; encoded by the coding sequence ATGCAATTATTAGTTACCGGCGGCACCGGTCTTATCGGGCGCCATTTGATTCAACGACTACAGCTACTTTCCCACCATATTACCGTCCTGACCCGCAATCCTGAACGCGCCCGGTCGCTACTGGGCGATCAGGTGGAATACTGGTCCACACTGAATGATACAACCTCACTGAACGCTTTCGACGGCGTTATTAATCTGGCGGGCGAACCCATCGCCGATAAACGCTGGACGCCAAAGCAGAAACAGCGCCTGAGCCAGAGCCGCTGGGATATTACCGAACAGCTCGCCAAACTGATTAACGCCAGCAGCGAGCCGCCGTCCGTTTTCATCTCAGGCTCCGCGGTGGGATATTACGGCGATCAGGGCGCGGCGCTGGTGACGGAAGATGAAACGCCCGCCAATGAATTCACCTATCATCTTTGCGCCCGTTGGGAAGCGCTGGCGCAGTCCGCCGAAAGCGACAAAACTCGCGTCTGCCTGTTACGTACCGGCATCGTGCTTTCCGCCCAGGGTGGCGCACTGGCCAAGATGTTACCGCTGTTTCGTTTGGGACTCGGCGGCCCGTTAGGTTCCGGCAAACAGTACATGCCGTGGATTCATATCGACGATATGGTGAACGGGATTATTTATCTACTGGATAACGAGGTGCTCAGCGGACCGTTTAACATGGTTTCGCCCTACCCGGTACGTAACGAACAGTTTTCTGCCTTGCTGGCGGAAGTTCTGCATCGGCCGGGTTTCCTTCGTGCGCCGGGATTCGCCATAAAATTGCTGATGGGAGAGGCCGCCACACTGGTACTCGGCGGGCAAAGAGCGATCCCGACACGGCTGGAGGCGGCGGGCTTCGGCTTTCGTTTCTTTGAACTGAAAGAAGCCCTGGAAGACGTAACAAAAAAATCAGGCTGA